A genomic segment from Streptomyces antibioticus encodes:
- a CDS encoding universal stress protein, translating to MSHLVVVGVDGSAPALAAVETAAREAELRGAALRVVHAFAWPSSHVPLGPSQPGPATEIRGSAERLLADAVERALAVAPGIEVGHALVTGDPLGVLEAQSRSADLVVVGSRGTSEFVGLLVGSTAVHLATHGRCPVLVVREQPGADGPVVLGVDGSAAGEAAVDFAFAEAALRGAPLLALHAWTTWNAPLLPPPQDARAPYANPPGALAEEEERLLHEVLAGHREKYPDVAVEHRVVQGRTREALIEASRSAQLVVVGARGRGGFAGMLLGSVSQAVLHHAHCPVVVVRGTDPRH from the coding sequence ATGAGCCACCTGGTGGTCGTGGGAGTGGACGGTTCGGCGCCGGCGCTGGCCGCGGTCGAGACGGCCGCACGGGAGGCGGAACTGCGCGGGGCGGCCCTGCGGGTGGTGCACGCCTTCGCCTGGCCCTCCTCGCACGTGCCCCTCGGCCCCTCGCAGCCCGGCCCGGCCACCGAGATCCGCGGGTCGGCGGAGCGTCTGCTGGCCGACGCGGTGGAACGCGCGCTCGCGGTGGCTCCCGGGATCGAGGTCGGCCACGCCCTGGTGACCGGCGACCCGCTCGGCGTCCTGGAGGCGCAGTCGCGCTCCGCCGACCTGGTGGTCGTCGGATCCCGCGGCACCAGCGAGTTCGTCGGGCTGCTGGTGGGGTCGACGGCGGTCCATCTGGCCACGCACGGCCGCTGCCCGGTGCTGGTGGTGCGCGAACAGCCCGGCGCGGACGGCCCCGTCGTGCTCGGCGTGGACGGGTCGGCCGCGGGCGAGGCGGCGGTGGACTTCGCCTTCGCCGAGGCCGCGCTGCGCGGCGCCCCCCTGCTGGCGCTGCACGCCTGGACCACCTGGAACGCGCCGCTGTTGCCCCCGCCGCAGGACGCGCGGGCGCCGTACGCCAACCCTCCGGGCGCGCTCGCCGAGGAGGAGGAACGCCTGCTCCACGAGGTGCTGGCCGGCCACCGGGAGAAGTACCCGGACGTGGCCGTGGAGCACCGGGTGGTCCAGGGCAGGACGCGGGAGGCGCTGATCGAGGCGAGCCGCTCCGCCCAGCTCGTGGTGGTCGGCGCCCGCGGCCGGGGCGGGTTCGCGGGGATGCTGCTCGGCTCGGTGAGCCAGGCCGTGCTGCACCACGCCCACTGCCCGGTCGTCGTGGTGCGCGGCACGGACCCGCGCCACTGA
- a CDS encoding DUF1996 domain-containing protein → MISRRSAVPSRSPHPSPDRPRRRRVWPTALAALGLLLATLYGGSTAGSRAGADDLDAVPQGAQVVRVAEFLAECPYSHRLPDDPIVFPGLPGASHMHSFFGSRVTNAHTDVTDLLGSSSTCSPAIDTSSYWVPTMYRDNQPVEPTGTTFYYLGEGVRDDVIQRIRPFPQGLRIVAGNAKATGVNDPSSVARWSCLHHGEVNPSKDFVTCPPGSMLESYLDFPQCWNGRDLDAADHKSHMSYPVNGECPASHPVPVPKLRQVLRYPVSGGTQGLRLASGPGYTMHGDFFNAWPENELARRVTNCINVIVKCGADGNPS, encoded by the coding sequence CTGATCTCCAGGAGGAGTGCTGTGCCGAGCCGTTCCCCCCACCCGTCCCCCGACCGTCCCCGAAGGCGACGCGTCTGGCCGACCGCCCTCGCGGCACTCGGCCTGTTACTCGCCACCCTGTACGGCGGTTCGACCGCCGGCTCCCGGGCGGGCGCCGACGACCTGGACGCCGTACCGCAGGGCGCCCAGGTGGTCCGTGTCGCGGAGTTCCTGGCCGAGTGCCCCTACAGCCACCGGCTGCCCGACGACCCGATCGTCTTCCCCGGGCTGCCCGGCGCGTCCCACATGCACAGCTTCTTCGGCAGCCGGGTGACGAACGCCCACACCGACGTCACCGACCTGCTGGGTTCGTCGTCCACGTGCAGTCCGGCCATCGACACGTCGTCGTACTGGGTGCCGACGATGTACCGCGACAACCAGCCCGTCGAGCCGACCGGCACCACTTTCTACTACCTCGGCGAAGGCGTCCGCGACGATGTGATCCAGCGCATCCGGCCCTTCCCGCAGGGCCTGCGGATCGTGGCCGGCAACGCCAAGGCGACCGGCGTCAATGATCCTTCCTCGGTGGCGCGCTGGTCGTGTCTCCACCACGGCGAGGTCAACCCGTCCAAGGACTTCGTCACCTGCCCGCCCGGCTCCATGCTGGAGTCCTACCTGGACTTCCCGCAGTGCTGGAACGGCCGGGACCTCGACGCCGCCGACCACAAGAGCCACATGTCCTACCCGGTGAACGGGGAGTGCCCCGCCAGCCACCCGGTGCCGGTGCCCAAACTGCGGCAGGTCCTGCGCTACCCCGTCTCGGGCGGCACCCAGGGCCTGCGGCTGGCGTCCGGACCCGGCTACACGATGCACGGTGACTTCTTCAACGCCTGGCCCGAGAACGAGCTGGCCCGCCGCGTCACCAACTGCATCAACGTCATCGTCAAGTGCGGAGCCGACGGCAACCCGTCCTGA
- a CDS encoding helix-turn-helix transcriptional regulator translates to MNGDLGAYMTTSTLRSVRDTTDPTADPAAAAGPAVPAQAALMDDDFIAAGGHPPHVHDFHQFLYPALGRITVSALGRDHELSSSVALWIPAGIEHSARFSPDAVIVVETFDADRFTLHCARPAPVNVTEAQRLLLLGRTRASEADCDDPAVFAALSAGHPDSLPLPQPVTPAAAAVAGALTLTPGDPRTATEWAAALYTSSTSLRRAFRAETGMAFSEWRTRLRLNHSLSLLDQGQLVGAVAARVGFVSTNGYILAFRRHFGCTPGAYVREGHERSA, encoded by the coding sequence GTGAACGGAGACCTGGGGGCGTACATGACCACGAGCACTCTGCGCAGCGTCCGTGACACCACGGATCCGACGGCGGACCCGGCCGCTGCGGCGGGCCCGGCGGTGCCGGCGCAGGCGGCGCTCATGGACGACGACTTCATCGCCGCGGGCGGCCACCCGCCGCACGTCCACGACTTCCACCAGTTCCTCTATCCCGCCCTGGGCCGGATCACCGTGTCCGCCCTCGGCCGCGACCACGAACTGTCGTCCTCGGTGGCCCTGTGGATCCCCGCGGGCATCGAGCACAGCGCGCGGTTCAGCCCGGACGCCGTGATCGTCGTCGAGACCTTCGACGCCGACCGGTTCACCCTGCACTGCGCCCGGCCCGCGCCGGTCAACGTGACCGAGGCACAGCGGCTGCTGCTGCTCGGCCGGACCCGCGCCTCCGAGGCCGACTGCGACGACCCGGCCGTCTTCGCCGCCCTGTCGGCGGGCCACCCCGACAGCCTGCCGCTGCCCCAGCCCGTCACCCCGGCCGCGGCGGCCGTCGCCGGCGCGCTCACCCTCACCCCCGGCGACCCCCGCACCGCGACCGAATGGGCCGCCGCCCTCTACACCAGCTCGACCAGCCTGCGCCGTGCCTTCCGCGCCGAGACCGGCATGGCGTTCTCCGAATGGCGCACCCGGCTGCGCCTGAACCACTCGCTGTCCCTGCTCGACCAGGGCCAACTGGTGGGCGCGGTCGCCGCCCGGGTGGGCTTCGTCAGCACCAACGGCTACATCCTCGCCTTCCGGCGCCACTTCGGATGCACCCCCGGGGCGTATGTGCGCGAGGGCCACGAACGCTCCGCGTAG
- a CDS encoding FecCD family ABC transporter permease, whose product MKSTAPPTVPPPKTPAHTRAARGSTALVLAGPLLVAILVASVGLGARDISPLEIVHIVLDPWGSGYDHDVLWTERIPRTLLGLAVGASLGASGLIMQAVTLNPLADPGILGVEQGAAMSVVLGILYLDAQDAGTYFWLALAGAAVTAAVVHAIGTRTNSGSSTVGLVLAGVAVAAVLASVVTLLVVRDEAVYASLRFWSMGQLSGRSQVLDEIAPFAAVGLLLALPLGRTLNILALGDDTARGLGVRVERARLVSAAVAVLLCAAATAAVGPVVFVGLVAAHGARLLVGADHRWALPLSMAVGAGLLVGADTVGRLVLDHGEIQVAVMTAVVGVPFFVWLARRRDLVRM is encoded by the coding sequence ATGAAGTCAACGGCCCCGCCGACGGTGCCACCGCCAAAGACCCCCGCGCACACCCGTGCCGCACGCGGGTCGACCGCGCTGGTGCTCGCCGGCCCCCTCCTGGTGGCGATCCTGGTGGCGAGTGTCGGGCTGGGTGCCCGGGACATCTCGCCGCTGGAGATCGTCCACATCGTCCTCGACCCCTGGGGCTCCGGCTACGACCACGACGTGCTGTGGACCGAGCGGATCCCGCGGACCCTGCTCGGTCTCGCGGTCGGGGCCTCGCTCGGCGCGTCCGGGCTCATCATGCAGGCCGTGACGCTCAATCCGCTCGCGGATCCGGGGATCCTCGGGGTGGAGCAGGGCGCGGCGATGTCGGTCGTGCTCGGCATCCTGTACCTGGACGCGCAGGACGCGGGCACCTACTTCTGGCTGGCGCTCGCCGGTGCCGCCGTCACGGCCGCCGTGGTCCATGCGATCGGCACCCGGACCAACTCCGGGAGCAGCACGGTCGGGCTGGTCCTGGCCGGGGTGGCGGTGGCCGCCGTCCTCGCCTCGGTGGTGACCCTGCTGGTGGTGCGGGACGAGGCCGTCTACGCCTCCCTGCGCTTCTGGTCGATGGGGCAGCTCAGCGGCCGCTCCCAGGTGCTGGACGAGATCGCGCCGTTCGCGGCCGTCGGGCTGCTGCTGGCGCTGCCGTTGGGCCGCACCCTGAACATCCTGGCGCTCGGCGACGACACCGCCCGGGGCCTGGGCGTCCGCGTGGAGCGGGCCCGGCTGGTGAGCGCGGCGGTCGCGGTCCTGCTGTGCGCCGCCGCGACGGCCGCGGTGGGTCCGGTGGTGTTCGTCGGCCTTGTGGCGGCCCACGGGGCCCGGCTGCTGGTCGGCGCCGACCACCGCTGGGCGCTGCCGCTGTCCATGGCGGTCGGCGCCGGACTGCTGGTGGGGGCCGACACCGTGGGCCGGCTGGTGCTGGACCACGGGGAGATCCAGGTGGCGGTCATGACGGCGGTGGTCGGTGTGCCGTTCTTCGTGTGGCTGGCCCGCCGCCGCGACCTGGTACGGATGTGA
- a CDS encoding DUF305 domain-containing protein: MADTAAGEPRKRPPAAVLLCALTVLTAACAGPAPAAGPATSTAAVAASGRLNATDIGWIQLMIAMDDQARRILALAPDRSGDPRLVTWATGVAEDHRHALAALRGLLADAGVADDNPHAGHDMPGMVNAAELRALEHADGPDFDRLLRAALDEHLTQAAKLAGAVQQADADPEVKKLAREVVTTTSDSRRRLPPAGTD; encoded by the coding sequence ATGGCGGACACCGCGGCCGGCGAGCCGAGGAAGCGCCCGCCGGCCGCGGTGCTGCTGTGCGCGCTCACCGTCCTGACGGCGGCCTGCGCGGGGCCCGCACCTGCCGCGGGCCCGGCGACGAGCACCGCCGCCGTCGCCGCGAGCGGCCGGCTCAACGCCACCGACATCGGCTGGATCCAGCTCATGATCGCCATGGACGACCAGGCCCGCCGGATCCTCGCCCTCGCACCGGACCGGTCCGGCGACCCGCGCCTCGTCACCTGGGCGACCGGTGTCGCCGAGGACCACCGGCACGCGCTCGCCGCCCTGCGGGGCCTGCTGGCCGACGCGGGCGTCGCCGACGACAACCCGCACGCCGGCCACGACATGCCGGGCATGGTGAACGCGGCGGAACTGCGCGCCCTGGAGCACGCCGACGGCCCCGACTTCGACCGGCTGCTGCGCGCCGCCCTCGACGAACACCTGACCCAGGCCGCGAAGTTGGCCGGGGCCGTGCAGCAGGCCGACGCCGACCCGGAGGTGAAGAAGCTGGCGCGCGAGGTCGTAACGACCACGTCCGACTCCCGGCGCCGCCTGCCACCCGCCGGTACGGACTGA
- a CDS encoding ABC transporter ATP-binding protein, with amino-acid sequence MSTASSPALAARSVTAGYDGRTVLDCLSLDVPQGRITALVGPNACGKSTLLKSLARLLPVAAGTVLLDGRDIHALPTREVARRLGILPQSPLAPEGITVADLVQRGRHPHQRFGVRRGTADDLVIARALQATGTEDLAGRPVDELSGGQRQRVWIALALAQETPTLLLDEPTTYLDIAHQIEVMDLLADLNERTGKTIVLVSHDLNQAALYASTIVAMRDGRIVRQGTPHEVLTERTVSEVFGLDCLIVPHPRSDRPQIFPMGRRHLDTTQENHPC; translated from the coding sequence ATGAGCACCGCGTCCTCCCCCGCCCTCGCCGCCCGCTCGGTCACCGCCGGATACGACGGCCGTACCGTCCTCGACTGTCTGTCCCTGGACGTCCCGCAGGGCCGGATCACCGCGCTGGTGGGTCCCAACGCCTGTGGGAAGTCGACCCTGTTGAAGTCGCTGGCCCGGCTGCTGCCGGTCGCCGCCGGGACGGTCCTGCTCGACGGCCGGGACATCCACGCGCTGCCCACCCGGGAGGTGGCCCGGCGGCTCGGCATCCTGCCGCAGTCGCCGCTCGCCCCGGAGGGCATCACGGTCGCGGACCTGGTCCAGCGAGGCCGCCATCCGCACCAGCGGTTCGGCGTCCGGCGCGGCACGGCCGACGACCTCGTCATCGCGCGGGCGCTGCAGGCCACCGGCACCGAGGATCTCGCCGGGCGGCCCGTGGACGAGCTGTCCGGCGGTCAGCGGCAGCGGGTGTGGATCGCGCTGGCCCTCGCCCAGGAGACGCCGACGCTGCTGCTGGACGAGCCCACCACCTATCTCGACATCGCCCACCAGATCGAGGTCATGGATCTGCTCGCCGATCTCAACGAGCGGACCGGGAAGACCATCGTCCTGGTGTCGCACGACCTCAACCAGGCGGCCCTGTACGCGTCGACGATCGTCGCGATGCGCGACGGCCGGATCGTCCGGCAGGGCACGCCCCACGAGGTCCTCACCGAGCGGACGGTCTCCGAGGTCTTCGGACTCGACTGTCTGATCGTTCCCCATCCCCGGTCCGACCGGCCCCAGATCTTCCCGATGGGCCGCCGGCACCTCGACACCACGCAGGAGAACCACCCGTGCTGA
- a CDS encoding universal stress protein, whose translation MLLPVVAGVDGSAESLAAAAWAAREARRRDRRLHLVHAREGGAAGAAGRHLARGALRRAEDTVRAECPDVRLSDEQTDGPAVAALVKAADQAELTVVGSRGLSGFTGFLVGSVALGVVARSTRPVVLVRAGEEAADEHLPADDGTASTDTAYADVVLAVDLTEACDEVIEFAFESARIRRARLRAVHAWQEPGALGLGPGDIALVGEVRRGEEWLGFLKAVLQPWRDKFPEVEVLETVVADKPTTALVRASAGAGLLVVGHRLAERAVGPRTGPVTHAAIQHVGCPVAVVPHL comes from the coding sequence ATGCTTCTTCCCGTTGTCGCCGGAGTGGACGGATCCGCCGAGAGCCTGGCCGCCGCCGCGTGGGCGGCCCGCGAGGCCCGGCGCCGTGACCGAAGGCTGCACCTGGTGCACGCCCGGGAGGGCGGGGCCGCGGGCGCCGCCGGACGGCATCTCGCCCGGGGCGCCCTGCGGCGCGCGGAGGACACCGTCCGCGCCGAGTGCCCGGACGTCCGGCTGTCCGACGAGCAGACGGACGGCCCGGCCGTCGCCGCGCTGGTGAAGGCCGCGGACCAGGCCGAGCTGACGGTCGTGGGCTCGCGCGGACTCAGCGGCTTCACCGGGTTCCTCGTGGGGTCCGTCGCGCTCGGCGTGGTCGCGCGGTCGACCCGTCCCGTCGTCCTCGTCCGCGCCGGCGAGGAGGCCGCGGACGAACATCTGCCGGCGGACGACGGCACCGCCTCGACCGACACCGCCTACGCCGATGTCGTGCTGGCCGTCGACCTCACCGAGGCGTGCGACGAGGTGATCGAGTTCGCCTTCGAGTCGGCCAGGATCCGGCGGGCGCGGCTGCGGGCCGTGCACGCCTGGCAGGAGCCCGGCGCGCTGGGCCTCGGCCCCGGCGACATCGCCCTGGTGGGGGAGGTCCGGCGCGGCGAGGAGTGGCTGGGCTTCCTCAAGGCCGTGCTCCAGCCCTGGCGCGACAAGTTCCCCGAGGTGGAGGTCCTGGAGACCGTCGTGGCCGACAAGCCGACGACCGCGCTGGTGAGGGCGTCGGCCGGAGCGGGTCTCCTGGTCGTGGGGCACCGGCTCGCCGAACGCGCGGTCGGCCCCCGCACCGGGCCCGTCACGCACGCCGCGATCCAGCACGTCGGCTGTCCCGTGGCGGTCGTCCCGCATCTGTGA
- a CDS encoding LacI family DNA-binding transcriptional regulator — protein sequence MRVTIADVARMAGVSKTTVSRVLNTRDEVDRSTAARVRDVIDQLGYVPSSGAVGLARGQSRTVGMLVPSLTWPWMGEVVQGVVDTVEAAEFGLLLFTCNRGTESVERFTSQVSARAFDGLLVVEPENTLAMLTALHRRGLPVVLIDDRGRHPEFPYVTAANREGGASAARHLLAVGRHRPLVLAGPLRFGCVRERLDGFRAAYADGGHPLDPALIVESDFTEADGREVVRRLLAEGRDFDAVFAHNDLAAVGAMAALRAAGLRMPEDVAVIGFDDIPLAGHTEPALTTVRQPMREMGETAARMLLARLTGGAPPGPPAVLPTSVVVRRSTTNG from the coding sequence ATGCGAGTCACCATCGCGGACGTGGCCCGGATGGCGGGCGTGAGCAAGACGACCGTCTCGCGGGTGCTCAACACCCGTGACGAGGTGGACCGTTCGACCGCGGCCAGGGTCCGGGACGTCATCGACCAGCTCGGCTATGTGCCCAGTTCGGGCGCGGTCGGCCTGGCCCGGGGGCAGAGCCGCACGGTGGGCATGCTGGTGCCCTCGCTGACCTGGCCGTGGATGGGCGAGGTCGTGCAGGGAGTCGTCGACACGGTGGAGGCGGCCGAGTTCGGGCTGCTGCTGTTCACCTGCAACCGGGGCACCGAGTCCGTCGAACGGTTCACCAGCCAGGTGTCCGCCCGGGCCTTCGACGGGCTGCTCGTGGTGGAGCCCGAGAACACCCTCGCCATGCTGACGGCCCTGCACCGCCGGGGACTTCCCGTCGTACTGATCGACGACCGCGGCCGCCACCCCGAGTTCCCCTATGTCACCGCCGCGAACCGGGAGGGCGGTGCCTCGGCGGCCCGCCACCTGCTGGCGGTGGGACGGCACCGGCCGCTCGTGCTGGCCGGTCCGCTGCGCTTCGGCTGTGTGCGCGAGCGTCTCGACGGCTTCCGCGCCGCCTACGCGGACGGCGGGCATCCGCTCGATCCCGCGCTGATCGTGGAGAGCGACTTCACCGAGGCGGACGGGCGCGAGGTGGTGCGCCGGCTCCTCGCCGAGGGGCGGGACTTCGACGCCGTGTTCGCCCACAACGACCTGGCGGCCGTGGGCGCGATGGCCGCCCTGCGCGCGGCCGGGCTGCGGATGCCCGAGGACGTCGCGGTGATCGGCTTCGACGACATCCCGCTGGCCGGGCACACCGAGCCCGCGCTGACGACGGTCCGGCAGCCGATGCGGGAGATGGGCGAGACGGCGGCCCGTATGCTCCTCGCCCGGCTGACGGGCGGGGCGCCGCCGGGGCCGCCGGCCGTCCTGCCGACGTCGGTGGTCGTGCGCCGCTCGACGACGAACGGCTGA
- a CDS encoding FecCD family ABC transporter permease, whose amino-acid sequence MRNPLNDTATATAAPYRPASVRDTASVRDSDYAHRTAARLRAARRAAVRRTVLTGALLTVVLLALLAASLLLGGLRGMSGRDVVPAALGMRTGLADYVMHGIRFPRALVALLSGALFGLSGALYQRLIRNPLATPDIVGISAGAGAGAVTVLLFAPLVPFGVEAGAIGGSFVMVGAVLALSRRGGRVDTYRLVLIGIGMAAVCTAYVNYLLTLAGDQSLAQVMRWLVGSVSGATWDGVTTLAAGFALCALAALPLSRALGTMALGDHLAAGLGTRVPAARIATLLLGAAAAALATSVTGPVGFVSLISGPIAARLAGTERALVLAAPVGAVIVLGADVAAQHAPLVSPVPTGALTALLGAPYFVWLILRRRSGAPS is encoded by the coding sequence GTGCGGAATCCCCTGAACGACACGGCCACGGCCACGGCCGCGCCGTACCGCCCCGCCTCCGTGCGGGACACCGCCTCCGTGCGGGACAGCGACTACGCGCACCGGACGGCGGCGCGGTTGCGGGCCGCGCGGCGGGCCGCGGTCCGGCGTACGGTCCTCACCGGCGCGCTGCTGACCGTCGTCCTCCTCGCCCTGCTCGCGGCGTCCCTGCTGCTGGGCGGGCTGCGCGGGATGTCCGGGCGGGACGTGGTGCCCGCCGCGCTCGGGATGCGGACCGGGCTCGCCGACTACGTCATGCACGGCATCCGGTTCCCGCGCGCCCTGGTGGCGCTGCTCTCCGGCGCGCTGTTCGGGCTGTCCGGCGCGCTCTACCAGCGGCTGATCCGCAACCCGCTGGCCACCCCGGACATCGTCGGCATCTCGGCCGGCGCGGGCGCCGGGGCGGTCACGGTGCTGCTCTTCGCGCCGCTGGTCCCCTTCGGTGTCGAGGCCGGTGCGATCGGCGGATCGTTCGTGATGGTCGGCGCGGTCCTCGCGCTGAGCCGGCGCGGCGGCCGCGTGGACACCTACCGGCTGGTGCTCATCGGCATCGGCATGGCCGCCGTCTGCACGGCGTACGTCAACTACCTGCTGACGCTGGCCGGGGACCAGAGCCTCGCCCAGGTGATGCGCTGGCTGGTCGGCAGTGTCAGCGGCGCAACCTGGGACGGGGTGACCACCCTGGCCGCCGGGTTCGCGCTGTGCGCGCTCGCCGCGCTGCCGCTGAGCCGGGCGCTGGGGACGATGGCGCTCGGCGACCACCTGGCCGCCGGGCTCGGCACCCGGGTCCCGGCGGCCCGGATCGCCACCCTGCTGCTGGGGGCGGCGGCCGCCGCGCTGGCGACCAGCGTCACCGGCCCCGTCGGCTTCGTCTCGCTCATCAGCGGCCCGATCGCGGCCCGGCTCGCCGGTACCGAACGCGCCCTCGTCCTCGCCGCGCCGGTGGGAGCGGTGATCGTGCTCGGCGCGGACGTCGCGGCCCAGCACGCCCCGCTGGTCTCCCCCGTGCCCACCGGCGCCCTCACGGCGCTGCTCGGCGCCCCGTACTTCGTCTGGCTGATCCTCCGGCGCCGATCAGGAGCCCCCTCATGA
- a CDS encoding ABC transporter substrate-binding protein, with amino-acid sequence MLNRPAGRTPGRRLRRGVLALTTALSLGLLAACGGSDSSSDTGAANSGKGNGGSFPVTMKNAWGTTEVKKKPVKVATLSDGDTSIALALGVVPVISPDVEDGAKLPAYKQRALDKLGVGKLKTYDDTDGTAYEDIAAEAPDVILGVNTWEMDKDYDKLTPIAPVVTFTDKKQADTMTWQERLETAARALGLEAAAKKVIAATDKVTADAAAAHPEFKGKSYTYAVVHPEQISFMSYAEQDPGVFEQLGLTKTDKAKNYAPDRNGVSLENIDQLDADVLLVSYPFGDRGVLSPEELEKNKLFRSLEAVKNGHFVVVPWENMLASALAYPDALSAPWVVEELTPLLAKAAAGA; translated from the coding sequence GTGCTGAACCGTCCCGCCGGCAGAACCCCCGGCCGCCGTCTGCGCCGCGGCGTCCTCGCCCTGACCACCGCCCTCTCGCTCGGGCTGCTCGCCGCCTGCGGCGGCTCCGACTCCTCCTCCGACACCGGTGCGGCGAACTCCGGCAAGGGGAACGGCGGTTCGTTCCCGGTCACGATGAAGAACGCCTGGGGCACCACCGAGGTCAAGAAGAAGCCGGTCAAGGTGGCCACGCTCTCCGACGGCGACACCTCGATCGCGCTCGCCCTGGGCGTCGTCCCGGTGATCAGCCCGGACGTCGAGGACGGCGCGAAGCTCCCCGCGTACAAGCAGCGCGCGCTCGACAAGCTCGGCGTCGGCAAGCTGAAGACGTACGACGACACCGACGGCACCGCCTACGAGGACATCGCCGCCGAGGCCCCGGACGTCATCCTCGGGGTCAACACCTGGGAGATGGACAAGGACTACGACAAGCTCACCCCGATCGCGCCGGTCGTCACCTTCACCGACAAGAAGCAGGCCGACACCATGACCTGGCAGGAGCGGCTGGAGACGGCCGCCCGGGCGCTGGGCCTGGAGGCGGCGGCGAAGAAGGTGATCGCCGCGACCGACAAGGTCACCGCCGACGCCGCGGCGGCGCACCCGGAGTTCAAGGGCAAGTCGTACACGTACGCCGTGGTCCACCCCGAGCAGATCAGCTTCATGTCCTACGCCGAGCAGGACCCGGGCGTCTTCGAGCAGCTCGGTCTCACCAAGACGGACAAGGCGAAGAACTACGCGCCCGACAGGAACGGCGTGAGCCTGGAGAACATCGACCAGCTCGACGCCGATGTCCTGCTCGTCTCCTACCCGTTCGGCGACCGCGGGGTGCTCAGCCCCGAGGAGCTGGAGAAGAACAAGCTGTTCCGCTCCCTGGAGGCCGTGAAGAACGGCCACTTCGTGGTCGTGCCGTGGGAGAACATGCTGGCCTCCGCCCTCGCCTACCCGGACGCGCTGAGCGCCCCGTGGGTGGTCGAGGAGCTGACGCCGCTGCTGGCGAAGGCGGCCGCCGGCGCGTAA
- a CDS encoding cysteine desulfurase-like protein, which translates to MALDLPALRAHFPALDSGLAFFDGPGGTQTPRPVAEAVAATMTGPLSNRGSVSVSERNAARAVDEFRAAYADLLHVPADGVVHGRSATQLTYDFSRHLAKQWRPGDEIVVSRLDHDSNVRPWNQAAERAGVTVRHIEIDPLTTDLDLDSYERALSPRTRLVAVTAASNVLGTKPPVRRIADRAHEVGALVYVDGVHYAAHHLVDVPALGADLFVCSPYKFLGPHCGVLAASPDLLAGIRPDKLLPSPDTVPERFEFGTLPYETLAGATAAVDFLAAMDPGTAAAPASRRERLARSLDSLHAHERALSARLADGLRALGDAVTVHTRAADRTPTVLMTLEGRDARDAQAHLAARGVVAPAGSFYAHEAFAALKLPDPALRVGLAPYTTATEVDRLLDGLAGFL; encoded by the coding sequence ATGGCGCTGGACCTCCCCGCACTCCGGGCGCACTTCCCCGCCCTCGACAGCGGCCTCGCCTTCTTCGACGGGCCCGGGGGAACCCAGACACCCCGGCCCGTCGCGGAGGCCGTCGCCGCGACCATGACCGGCCCGCTGTCCAACCGGGGGTCCGTCAGCGTCTCCGAGCGGAACGCCGCGCGCGCCGTCGATGAGTTCCGCGCCGCCTACGCCGATCTGCTGCACGTCCCCGCCGACGGCGTCGTGCACGGGCGCAGCGCCACCCAGCTCACCTACGACTTCTCGCGCCACCTGGCCAAGCAGTGGCGGCCGGGGGACGAGATCGTCGTCAGCCGACTGGACCACGACTCCAACGTCCGCCCCTGGAACCAGGCGGCCGAGCGCGCCGGCGTGACCGTCCGTCACATCGAGATCGACCCGCTGACGACCGACCTGGACCTCGACTCCTACGAGCGGGCCCTCTCACCCCGCACCCGGCTCGTGGCCGTCACCGCCGCCTCGAACGTGCTCGGCACCAAGCCGCCCGTGCGCCGGATCGCCGACCGCGCCCATGAGGTCGGCGCCCTGGTGTACGTGGACGGCGTGCACTACGCCGCCCACCATCTGGTGGACGTCCCGGCCCTCGGCGCCGACCTGTTCGTCTGCTCGCCGTACAAGTTCCTCGGGCCGCACTGCGGTGTCCTCGCGGCGTCGCCCGATCTGCTGGCGGGCATCCGCCCGGACAAGCTGCTGCCCTCGCCCGACACCGTGCCCGAGCGCTTCGAGTTCGGCACGCTGCCCTACGAGACCCTCGCGGGTGCCACCGCCGCCGTCGACTTCCTCGCGGCGATGGACCCGGGTACGGCGGCGGCCCCGGCCTCGCGCCGGGAGCGGCTGGCACGGTCCCTGGACTCCCTGCACGCGCACGAACGCGCCCTGAGCGCCCGGCTGGCGGACGGGCTGCGGGCCCTCGGCGACGCCGTCACCGTGCACACGCGGGCCGCCGACCGCACCCCGACGGTCCTGATGACCCTCGAAGGCCGCGACGCCCGGGACGCGCAGGCCCATCTCGCCGCCCGGGGCGTGGTGGCGCCCGCCGGATCGTTCTACGCCCACGAGGCGTTCGCCGCGCTGAAACTCCCCGACCCCGCCCTGCGGGTGGGCCTCGCCCCCTACACCACCGCCACCGAGGTGGACCGGCTGCTCGACGGCCTCGCCGGGTTCCTCTGA